The Raphanus sativus cultivar WK10039 chromosome 6, ASM80110v3, whole genome shotgun sequence sequence GTTTACAGCTTTATATGATTTATAGTGTTTGGGTTTCTGTCTAAAGTGTTCAACTTTATCTTCCTAAGACCACTTTCACAAACTTATAGTAATTATGAAATAACTTTTATTTAGGTCTTAACTAGGGTTTTGCATCATGATTAACTTTAGGGTTTTGGTTAATTGAATGATGCAGTTGGGTGGGGATGCTACCAGATGGGATTTGGGAGAAAACAAGATCCAGAACCAGGAAGATGCAGAAGAACAGATGGTAAGAAATGGAGATGCTCAAGAGAAGCACACCCAGATTCAAAGTACTGTGAAAAACACATGCACAGAGGAAGAAACCGTGCCAAAAAATCTATCGATCAGAGTCAGACAACTGCTCCTTTAATAtcaccatctctctcttttCCCAGCAACCACAACAACCCAAGCCCCACACTGTCCTCTTCTTCTACTACTtattctgcttcttcttcttcttcatccccTTTACTTGACACCTATAGTAACATCAATAGGTTTGGTGGTGGTAGCAGTAACAGTAGAGGTTACTTTAACAATGATTATCCTTATCCTTCAACTTCACCtaaacagcaacaacaacaaactcTTCATCATGCTTCCGCTTCGTCACTTCATCAAAACACATCTACTCCTCAACTCAATGTCTTAGCCTCTGCAACTGACCACAAAGACATCAGGTTCTGtatctcttttttcttctcatttccACTGTTCATTATTTAAGTTTTGTTAATCCTTGAAAAAGAAtagaataatattaaattatatgtggaattttcttttaattatgattGTAGATATTTTCATGGGACTGGGGAGAGAGTTGGAATAGGGGAAAGAACATTTTTTCCAGAAGCTTCTAGAAGCTTTCAAGATTCCCCATACCATCACCAACAACCGTTAGCAACACTAATGAATGATCCGTACCATCATAAGTTTGATCATCATGATAACACATACTCATCCTCATCTCAACATCATCATCGTGACCAAGATCATCGACAACAACAACAGTGTTTTGTTTTGGGCGCCGACATGTTCAACAAACCCACAAGACCTGTCTCCGAAAACACATCGAGACAAGATCTTGATAATCAAGAAGACGAAGAGAAAGATTCATCAGAAACGAAGAAGtctcttcatcatttttttgGTGAAGAGTGGGCACAGAACAAGAACAGTTCAGATTCTTGGCTTGACCTTTCTTCCCACTCAAGACTTGACACTGGTAATGTTCTATCTAACTAGATAATAACAGTTTGAAATATTggtagttttaaaaaaaattaactcgAACTTAATTTCTCAGGTAGCTGATTGATTAGGTCAGATAGCATCAGTGATGGGTCTGCACCAACACAGACACATACAAAAGTTTGAAGGGtgcatttcatatttattttcgtGGAACATTGAGACAAGACACTGTTTGCAGAAGCCCTATATGTATGCATTAATGTAATGATCTCTTTCTTCTCTCAATGTCGTAGGTCCCAACAAGAAAACTGATCCGACGTTTATCTGTGTGTTTCTCCTGCTTTTTTTGGCTGCTGTTTTTTTTCCAAGAtatcgtttttattttttttcattgtaGCTGAAAGAAACACTATATTATTGATTGGTTTCTTAGGATGCAAGCATCTTTTGTTGCATATGGATTTATAACTCTGTTCTTTCCCTTCATCTCCAATGGCAGTCTTTATTTGCGTAGAAATAAACAGAGAAAAATGTATGCAAAAGGCATAGTAATCATCACTCATCAGTCATGgcttaaaaaatgtaataaaatatttcaacaataaaaaaaaagaaaaaaaaatattcaacaaTAACGCTTTATAGCCGAGAACTAGAACTGACAtagatcttcttcttcctcctatCATACTCTCTGCCTTGATTCCCAGTATAacatcaaacaaacaaacccGAGACAATTGCAGCAATATGGATAAACAGGGGATTTGTATATATTTCCCCTGAATCAATAAGAGAATGTAACACGGAACAATACATTTGTATTTGTTTGGAGAAACATCTCAAAAGAATGGGCTTAAACAATTATTATACATtgacttgagagagagagagagccaaaCTTTACATTCTCTCTCGACCTCTCTGTTTCACTCTACTTAGGATATCTCCTTAGGCATGTAAAATTCAAAAACCACTTTTAGTCACCACGATACTCAGATCAGCGCATAGTGCAAGCAACTTAAGCTGATCTGAATTGAGAACATGTCTCGACTGAGCAACAATTGACGGGAAATCTTCACAGGAACGCTATAATTTTCCGGGAAAATGCCAGAGAGGCAGAGAGTAGTAACGGCTTAGGCTAGAAATCT is a genomic window containing:
- the LOC108807612 gene encoding growth-regulating factor 5-like translates to MMSLSGSSGRTTERPPFTPTQWQELEHQALIYKYMVSGVPVPPELIFSIRRSLDSSLVSRLLPHQPLGWGCYQMGFGRKQDPEPGRCRRTDGKKWRCSREAHPDSKYCEKHMHRGRNRAKKSIDQSQTTAPLISPSLSFPSNHNNPSPTLSSSSTTYSASSSSSSPLLDTYSNINRFGGGSSNSRGYFNNDYPYPSTSPKQQQQQTLHHASASSLHQNTSTPQLNVLASATDHKDIRYFHGTGERVGIGERTFFPEASRSFQDSPYHHQQPLATLMNDPYHHKFDHHDNTYSSSSQHHHRDQDHRQQQQCFVLGADMFNKPTRPVSENTSRQDLDNQEDEEKDSSETKKSLHHFFGEEWAQNKNSSDSWLDLSSHSRLDTGS